Proteins co-encoded in one Arachis hypogaea cultivar Tifrunner chromosome 13, arahy.Tifrunner.gnm2.J5K5, whole genome shotgun sequence genomic window:
- the LOC112737606 gene encoding uncharacterized GPI-anchored protein At4g28100, with amino-acid sequence MQSFTSIFFFTSLLPLLLLPISHAGILSEPVSDPNQPVEPSENPSSSNTVPAFPVQTQTLPCRLDLSNELFGGVNAACGKNLDRSRCCPVLAAWLFAAHARSALQLPPPAPAPSPSSSSSSSGELPMMPDDSQKCVNSLQDSLVSRNIRIPQPNASCDAILCFCGIRLHQISSLSCPAAFNVSVTHRNATPTVAVRDLEKNCRNASYAGCTKCLGALQKLKGYKNETKGGGGGESSRVKRMFNRDCQLMGLTWLLAKNKTAYIPTVSAVLRAIMYSAHPHESKCSPDQENMPLAVDSLQFDTGHAPSWPSNSLVTIILIFYALFV; translated from the exons ATGCAATCATTCACATCCATTTTCTTCTTCACTTCATTACTCCCTCTACTTCTTCTCCCCATCTCACATGCCGGTATTCTCTCGGAACCGGTTAGCGACCCCAACCAGCCGGTCGAACCCAGCGAAAACCCTTCTTCCTCCAACACCGTCCCCGCCTTCCCGGTTCAAACCCAAACCCTCCCATGCCGCCTCGACCTCTCCAACGAACTCTTCGGGGGCGTCAACGCCGCCTGCGGCAAAAACCTCGACCGCAGCCGCTGCTGCCCCGTTCTGGCCGCCTGGCTCTTCGCCGCACACGCCCGGTCCGCCCTCCAACTCCCTCCTCCTGCTCCCGCACCCTCTCCCTCCTCCTCGTCCAGCTCCTCGGGCGAGCTTCCGATGATGCCGGACGATTCACAGAAGTGTGTTAACTCACTCCAGGACTCGCTGGTGAGCCGCAACATAAGGATCCCTCAGCCGAATGCGAGTTGCGACGCCATTCTGTGCTTCTGTGGAATCAGGCTTCATCAGATAAGCTCGCTGAGTTGCCCCGCTGCGTTTAACGTTTCGGTTACTCATCGAAACGCAACGCCGACTGTTGCCGTTCGTGACTTGGAGAAGAATTGTCGTAACGCTTCTTACGCTGGTTGCACCAAGTGCCTTGGTGCCCTACAAAAG CTAAAGGGTTACAAGAACGAGACGAAGGGAGGCGGAGGGGGTGAATCTTCAAGGGTAAAGAGGATGTTCAACCGTGACTGTCAACTAATGGGGCTGACGTGGCTTCTCGCTAAGAATAAAACGGCATACATACCTACCGTTTCGGCCGTTTTGCGGGCAATCATGTACAGCGCGCACCCACACGAATCAAAATGTAGCCCCGATCAAGAGAACATGCCGCTGGCCGTTGATTCGCTCCAGTTCGACACAGGCCACGCCCCATCCTGGCcgtccaattccttggtcaccaTCATTCTCATTTTTTATGCCCTTTTTGTTTAG